One window from the genome of Amaranthus tricolor cultivar Red isolate AtriRed21 chromosome 9, ASM2621246v1, whole genome shotgun sequence encodes:
- the LOC130824045 gene encoding uncharacterized protein LOC130824045 isoform X2: MAAITVQSHRTNSFSTPLKLSFNDKSVCVILFIYQSLSKRWLSTSTKSSHSEFLGTENAYEVLGVAENSSFEEIKASFRKLAKETHPDLVSSSDTGSANSNRFVEILAAYEILSDPTKRALYDQYLLTTRHVAQKVSRESLNYHMHATNVTRIKQMEVVEWLRWYRYAVKDILSERSLPAGSGYFDVLQREFYSAIHSAYFGPEIQSLDVLPDRFEAEERSICETAEVLHLVSGRDHFGIVRIADDVLELSDVSYKKLARGHIDLDLSQSANNSDCQTNFADKAAMKLPPRTMGGIRCHASDAYKDLELHICGRLVAVATRVPSKASFGAKEPSADTDKDISQDKIHVFLSSLEQPGIADHYNFKKSTLHGSDSKNLLGTVIGLGTNPDESSCDVLNGNGFKTHVILKHRTPMVKHVHWFQLGDEVSICECRCTRARLPPSKFWLFEPRCNTHDIGGWYVETYGRDRKSRTVPSQRYWDGFNVHQEFDKRLHPAVYLLTLAYRTLDIENARRTKRTFWDITGGKLFKMFHWCKKLV; encoded by the exons ATGGCGGCGATCACCGTGCAATCTCACCGAACGAATTCATTCTCTACTCCGTTGAAGTTAAGCTTTAACGATAAGTCTGTATGCGTTATACTTTTCATATACCAGAGTTTAAGTAAACGGTGGCTCAGTACCAGCACCAAGTCAAGTCATTCTGAGTTTCTTGGCACTGAGAATGCGTACGAGGTTCTCGGAGTTGCTGAGAATAGTTCATTTGAGGAAATTAAGGCTTCTTTTAGAAAACTGGCGAAAGAAACGCATCCTGATCTAGTTTCGTCGTCGGACACTGGTTCGGCCAATTCAAATCGTTTCGTGGAAATTCTCGCTGCATATGAG ATTCTGTCAGACCCCACTAAGAGAGCCCTTTATGATCAGTATCTGCTGACTACTAGACACGTTGCACAGAAAGTTTCGCGTGAAAGTTTAAATTATCATATGCATGCCACAAACGTGACCAGAATAAAGCAGATGGAGGTTGTTGAATGGTTGAGGTGGTATAGATATGCTGTGAAAGATATACTATCAGAGAGAAGTTTGCCTGCTGGTTCGGGTTATTTTGATGTGCTGCAAAGAGAATTCTATTCAGCTATACATTCAGCATATTTTGGTCCTGAAATTCAATCACTGGACGTTCTTCCCGATCGTTTCGAAGCAGAGGAGAGGTCTATATGTGAAACAGCTGAGGTTCTGCACTTGGTATCAGGGCGTGATCATTTTGGGATTGTCCGGATTGCAGATGATGTTCTTGAGTTATCTGATGTCTCTTACAAAAAACTAGCCAGAGGACATATTGATTTAGATTTGTCTCAATCTGCCAACAACTCGGACTGCCAAACAAATTTTGCAGATAAAGCAGCGATGAAACTGCCCCCTCGGACCATGGGAGGTATTAGATGTCATGCTTCAGATGCTTACAAAGACTTGGAATTGCATATATGCGGGAGACTGGTTGCTGTGGCAACTAGAGTCCCTTCAAAAGCTTCTTTTGGTGCAAAAGAACCTTCTGCTGATACTGACAAGGATATTTCTCAAGATAAGATACATGTTTTTCTCAGTTCACTTGAACAACCTGGGATTGCGGATCATTACAATTTCAAGAAAAGCACTTTGCATGGTTCAGATTCAAAGAACTTATTGGGTACTGTAATAGGGCTAGGAACTAATCCTGATGAGAGCTCTTGTGATGTACTCAATGGCAATGGATTCAAAACTCATGTAATTCTCAAGCACAGGACACCAATG GTGAAACACGTACACTGGTTTCAGTTGGGTGATGAAGTTTCTATTTGCGAGTGTAGATGCACCAGGGCTCGATTGCCTCCTAGCAA GTTTTGGCTGTTTGAGCCACGCTGCAACACACATGATATTGGTGGTTGGTACGTGGAAACTTATGGAAGGGATAGAAAAAGTCGAACTGTTCCTTCACAAAGATACTGGGATGGATTCAATGTTCATCAAGAATTTGATAA GAGACTCCATCCTGCAGTTTATTTGCTTACTCTTGCATATAGGACTCTTGACATTGAAAATGCAAGAAGAACAAAGCGAACTTTTTGGGATATTACTGGAGGaaaattgtttaaaatgttTCACTGGTGCAAGAAACTGGTTTAG
- the LOC130824045 gene encoding uncharacterized protein LOC130824045 isoform X1 gives MAAITVQSHRTNSFSTPLKLSFNDKSVCVILFIYQSLSKRWLSTSTKSSHSEFLGTENAYEVLGVAENSSFEEIKASFRKLAKETHPDLVSSSDTGSANSNRFVEILAAYEICYLLSRKCLFVVVCLPTRILSDPTKRALYDQYLLTTRHVAQKVSRESLNYHMHATNVTRIKQMEVVEWLRWYRYAVKDILSERSLPAGSGYFDVLQREFYSAIHSAYFGPEIQSLDVLPDRFEAEERSICETAEVLHLVSGRDHFGIVRIADDVLELSDVSYKKLARGHIDLDLSQSANNSDCQTNFADKAAMKLPPRTMGGIRCHASDAYKDLELHICGRLVAVATRVPSKASFGAKEPSADTDKDISQDKIHVFLSSLEQPGIADHYNFKKSTLHGSDSKNLLGTVIGLGTNPDESSCDVLNGNGFKTHVILKHRTPMVKHVHWFQLGDEVSICECRCTRARLPPSKFWLFEPRCNTHDIGGWYVETYGRDRKSRTVPSQRYWDGFNVHQEFDKRLHPAVYLLTLAYRTLDIENARRTKRTFWDITGGKLFKMFHWCKKLV, from the exons ATGGCGGCGATCACCGTGCAATCTCACCGAACGAATTCATTCTCTACTCCGTTGAAGTTAAGCTTTAACGATAAGTCTGTATGCGTTATACTTTTCATATACCAGAGTTTAAGTAAACGGTGGCTCAGTACCAGCACCAAGTCAAGTCATTCTGAGTTTCTTGGCACTGAGAATGCGTACGAGGTTCTCGGAGTTGCTGAGAATAGTTCATTTGAGGAAATTAAGGCTTCTTTTAGAAAACTGGCGAAAGAAACGCATCCTGATCTAGTTTCGTCGTCGGACACTGGTTCGGCCAATTCAAATCGTTTCGTGGAAATTCTCGCTGCATATGAG ATTTGTTATTTACTCTCAAGGAAGTGCTTGTTCGTTGTAGTCTGTCTTCCAACAAGG ATTCTGTCAGACCCCACTAAGAGAGCCCTTTATGATCAGTATCTGCTGACTACTAGACACGTTGCACAGAAAGTTTCGCGTGAAAGTTTAAATTATCATATGCATGCCACAAACGTGACCAGAATAAAGCAGATGGAGGTTGTTGAATGGTTGAGGTGGTATAGATATGCTGTGAAAGATATACTATCAGAGAGAAGTTTGCCTGCTGGTTCGGGTTATTTTGATGTGCTGCAAAGAGAATTCTATTCAGCTATACATTCAGCATATTTTGGTCCTGAAATTCAATCACTGGACGTTCTTCCCGATCGTTTCGAAGCAGAGGAGAGGTCTATATGTGAAACAGCTGAGGTTCTGCACTTGGTATCAGGGCGTGATCATTTTGGGATTGTCCGGATTGCAGATGATGTTCTTGAGTTATCTGATGTCTCTTACAAAAAACTAGCCAGAGGACATATTGATTTAGATTTGTCTCAATCTGCCAACAACTCGGACTGCCAAACAAATTTTGCAGATAAAGCAGCGATGAAACTGCCCCCTCGGACCATGGGAGGTATTAGATGTCATGCTTCAGATGCTTACAAAGACTTGGAATTGCATATATGCGGGAGACTGGTTGCTGTGGCAACTAGAGTCCCTTCAAAAGCTTCTTTTGGTGCAAAAGAACCTTCTGCTGATACTGACAAGGATATTTCTCAAGATAAGATACATGTTTTTCTCAGTTCACTTGAACAACCTGGGATTGCGGATCATTACAATTTCAAGAAAAGCACTTTGCATGGTTCAGATTCAAAGAACTTATTGGGTACTGTAATAGGGCTAGGAACTAATCCTGATGAGAGCTCTTGTGATGTACTCAATGGCAATGGATTCAAAACTCATGTAATTCTCAAGCACAGGACACCAATG GTGAAACACGTACACTGGTTTCAGTTGGGTGATGAAGTTTCTATTTGCGAGTGTAGATGCACCAGGGCTCGATTGCCTCCTAGCAA GTTTTGGCTGTTTGAGCCACGCTGCAACACACATGATATTGGTGGTTGGTACGTGGAAACTTATGGAAGGGATAGAAAAAGTCGAACTGTTCCTTCACAAAGATACTGGGATGGATTCAATGTTCATCAAGAATTTGATAA GAGACTCCATCCTGCAGTTTATTTGCTTACTCTTGCATATAGGACTCTTGACATTGAAAATGCAAGAAGAACAAAGCGAACTTTTTGGGATATTACTGGAGGaaaattgtttaaaatgttTCACTGGTGCAAGAAACTGGTTTAG